In Clostridia bacterium, the sequence GACTTAGAGTAGGCGAGGTAGTAAAATTAAAACCAACTGATATTGATAGTGATAGGATGCTTATACACATAATTCAGGGGAAGGGCAAAAAAGACAGATACACTATACTTTCAGAGACTGCACTAAGTATACTTAGACAATATGTGAAAGTATACAAGCCTGAGCATTGGTTGTTCCCGGGACAACATCCTGATAAGCATCTTACGGAAAGGTCAGTACAAAAGGTGTTTGATAATGCACGAATTGACGCTAAAATCCGAAAGGATGTATCTGTACATAATCTTAGACACTCATTTGCCACC encodes:
- a CDS encoding tyrosine-type recombinase/integrase, with amino-acid sequence MQNICIDLERPKKEKKLPEILSKNEISKLLKAVKNLKHKAILYLVYSAGLRVGEVVKLKPTDIDSDRMLIHIIQGKGKKDRYTILSETALSILRQYVKVYKPEHWLFPGQHPDKHLTERSVQKVFDNARIDAKIRKDVSVHNLRHSFATHLLEGGVNLRYIQELLGHSSSKTTEIYTHVTQKNLSNIISPLDTIMMNKEEG